TGTCAAGGAGAAGGCTAAGCGTCTTTTGGAGGCTACTAAGTAATCATCTTCTTGCACAAACTGAATAATAATTGAATTGTCTATGTTGACACTTAGAATAGTTTCTCCCGAAAGGATTGTCTTTACAGGCGAGGTGGATAGTGTGCTGGTTCCTGGTACAGTGGGACCATTTGAGATTCTCAATAATCACGCGCCTATCATCTCTACACTCGTTGAAGGCAAGGTAGCTTACAGCGTAAAAGGTGATACTAAGGAACTTCATATCGTTGGCGGATTCGTTGAGGTGAAGAAGAACTTGGTCAGTCTTTGCGTAGAAATCTAAAAGATATAACCGACAGACAGCTGAATACGGATGATGGATGTTAACAAAGTGTATAAGAAGTACTATAAGAATAACTTGCTGATTATCGCAGGTCTCTATCTTATTGGCTTACTCGTTGTGCAGCTAACGCAGCAAACGGCTTATATCAATTTGCTGACTATCAGTGCTGTTTACTCACTTATCACCTCTTCTATCTATGGAGGAGCATGGAAAGCGATAGCCAGTCAGTCGCCCACGGTTATGAATAACTTCTATCTTGCGGGCTCTGGTTTTCGTATGCTGTTGGCATTCTTGACTGTTGTCGTTTATGCAATGGTGGTGAAAGAACGCGCAATGGTAATCGGCTTTGTCGTTATCTTTATGATATTCTATCTTGTGCTGTTGGCATTCGATACCGTCTATTTTTACAAAGTGGAAAAGAACAATAAAATTAATAATTAACGAATGAAATATCTCAAGCATCTGATTTGTATGGTGATGATGCTCTTCCTGCTTCTGCCTGGTGCTGCCGCATCAGAGAGTAAAGGGGAGGGTGTTAACCTGCAGGAGATATTGTGGGGACATATTAAGGACTCATACGAGTGGCATGTAACCAATATCGGTGATAAGCCAATCATCATCAACCTGCCAGTCATTGTGAAGACATCAAATGGTTGGTACACGGGTTGTGCTGAGGACTTTGCTGAAGAGCCGTTAGAAGAAGGTCCACATGCGGGCTATCGTCCTTGTAAGAACAACCCAGACCTATTCATTGCAACGAAGGGGAACTACGAAGGTCGTATCGTTGAGTTGCAGAAGGGCGGCACAGAAATGCGCCCTCTCGACCTCTCTATCACGAAGTCGGTGTGTGTACTCTTCATTGATGCCATCATTCTCTTGCTGTGTATCTTGATTCCAGCACGCTGGTGTCGTCGCCATAAGGTTACGGATAAGGCACCAAAAGGCTTCACTGGTTTGATGCATATGTTTGTGATGTATGTCTATGATGAGGTGATTAAGCCTACGTTGGGTAAGGATGCAGACAGGTTTGCACCTTATCTTCTGACGTGTTTCTTCTTCATCTTTGTGGCTAATGTCATGGGTATTGTGCCATTCCCACCAGGAGGTGGTAACCTTACGGGTAATATAACCATAACCTTCTTCTTAGCCGTGTGTACGTTCCTCGTGACAAACCTCTCGGGAACAAAGCATTATTGGAAGGATATCTTCTGGCCTGATGTGCCAACTTGGTTGAAGGTACCGGTGCCTTTGATGCCAGTTATTGAGATTTTTGGTATCTTCACAAAGCCCTTCGCATTGATGGTGCGTCTCTTTGCCAACATGATGGCAGGACATGCTATTGCGTTGGCTTTAACCTGTATCATCTTCATCATGGCAACGATGGGTGTTGTCCTAAGTTCATCCATGACGATTGTGAGTGTAGGTATGAGTATCTTCATGATGCTTTTGGAGGTTCTGGTTAGCTTTATTCAAGCTTTAGTATTCACGATGCTGAGTGCTGTATTTATCTCTTTAGCACGTGTTCATGAGGCAGAAGGATAAAAAGGAGTGAAGGAGAGAAACGCTTCTCATCTCCCGAGAGAATAGATAAGAAATAAAAAATAATTAATAATTAAAAGAAAGAAACTATGTTGACATCATTGTTATTAGCAGCAGAAACTGCAAAGTTAGGCGCCGCTATCGGTGCAGGTATCGCAGCCGTAGGCGCAGGTCTTGGTATTGGTCGTATCGGTGGTCAGGCTATGGACGCTATGGCTCGCCAGCCAGAGAAGATCGGTGAGCTTCGTTCTGCTATGATTATTGCAGCCGCATTGGTTGAGGGTGTTGCCTTCTTCGCTGCAATTATCGCTCTCCTCTGTGTATTCTAAACTACTCAGAGAATTATTAAACAAATTGGTAAGAAAAGTAATTTAGCAGCTTATGTCATTATTATTGCCAGATAGTGGCTTACTCTTTTGGATGACCCTTGTCTTCTTAGTGGTCTTCTTCATCTTATGGAAGTGGGGATTCCCTTCTATCATCAAGATGGTGAACGAGCGCAAGGAGTACATTGACGAGAGTCTTGCAAAGGCAGAAGAAGCCAACTTGAGGCTTGCCAACATTCAGAAACAAGGTGAGGAGCTGCTTATGGAGGCACGTGAGAAACAGGCGCAAATCCTTAGAGAGGCGTCTGAGACACGTGAAACCATAGTCGGTCAGGCACAAGAGAAGGCACGCGACGAGAGTGCTCGTATCCTTTCTGAAGCCAAGGCAGAGATTGAAAGTCAGAAGCAGGCTGCCATCCGCGACATCCGTTCGCAGGTTGCAGAGCTTTCTGTGCAGATTGCTGAGAAGATTCTGCATAAGGAACTGTCTGGTTCAGCCGAGCAAACTCAGCTTATCAACAGCTTATTGGATGAAGTTGCTTCTTCTAACGGAACAGAAAGTAAATAATCGCTTATGAATACAGGTGTAATATCGGTTCGCTATGCTCGTGCGCTGTTGAAGGCTGCCTGTGAGCAAGGTATCGAGGACAAGGTGTATGCTATTATGCAAACACTTGCCCAGAATTACCTTCAGGTGCCCGAACTCCGCATGACGATTGAAAGCCCGATGCTTCCGAAGGACAAGAAGCGCAAGCTATTGGAAGTAGCCTGTGGCGACGATTGTCCTGAGCTTGTTGGTAACTTCCTTTCCCTTGTATTGAAGGGAGATAGAGAGGAGTTGCTACAGCTTATGGCGAATGACTATGTCGCTCTGTATCGTAAGCAGAAGAACATCATTCGCGGAAAGGTCATCACAGCCTCGCCTGTCTCTTCCCAGACGGAAGACAAGATGAAAGCACTGGTACAATCCAGAGCACAGGGAACCGTTGAGTTCAACACTGAGGTTGACCCTTCACTCATAGGTGGCTTTATTCTTGAGTACGATACTTACAGAATGGACGCCAGCGTGAAGAGCAAACTGAATGCTATCCTCACACAATTAAAAAAGTAATTAGATTAATAACATGTCAGATAAAATTAAACCAAGTGAGGTGTCTGAGATTCTTTTGAAAGAACTTCAAGGCATCAACTCTGAGGAGAAGTTTGATGAAGTCGGTAGCGTACTGACCGTCGGCGACGGTGTAGCACGTGTCTATGGTCTTCGCAATGCTGAAGCCAACGAGTTGCTTGAATTTGAGAATGGCACCATGGCTATTGTCATGAACTTGGAGGAAGACAATGTAGGTTGTGTCCTTCTTGGTCCTACTGAAGGTATCAAGGAGGGACAGAGCGTGAAGCGTACACACCGTATTGCCTCTATCCGTGTCAATGACAACTTCTTGGGACGTGTAGTCAATCCGCTTGGAGAGGCTATCGATGGTAAGGGTGAAATCGACTTGACTGACTCTTTTGAAATGCCATTGGACCGTAAGGCGCCAGGTGTTATCTATCGTCAGCCAGTGAAGGAACCACTCCAGACGGGTCTGAAGGCTGTTGACTCAATGATTCCTATCGGTCGTGGTCAGCGTGAGCTTATCATTGGTGACCGCCAGACAGGTAAGACAGCCATTGCCGTTGATGCTATCATCAATCAGAAGAGCTTCTACGAGCAGGGTAATCCTGTTTATTGTATCTATGTTGCCATCGGTCAGAAAGCTTCTACCGTTGCTACATTGGTGCAGAACCTCAAGGAGCGTGGCGCATTACCTTATACAATTATCGTAAGTGCTACAGCGGCTGATCCTGCTGCTATGCAGTATTATGCTCCATTTGCCGGTGCTGCCATTGGTGAGTACTTCCGCGATCGTGGCTACTCAGCCCTCGTTATCTACGATGACTTGTCAAAGCAGGCTGTTGCCTATCGTGAGGTATCATTGATTCTCCGTCGTCCTTCAGGTCGTGAGGCTTACCCTGGTGACGTCTTCTATCTTCACTCTCGTCTGCTTGAGCGTGCTGCACGTATCAACAACCAGCAGGAGATTGCAGAGAAGATGAACGACCTCCCAGAGTGTATGAAGGGTCATGTACGTGGTGGTGGCTCACTCACCGCACTGCCTATTATTGAGACGCAGGCAGGTGACGTGTCAGCCTACATTCCTACTAACGTGATTTCCATTACTGACGGTCAGATTTATCTTGAGTCCGACCTCTTCAATCAGGGCTTCCGTCCAGCTATTAACGTAGGTATCTCCGTATCTCGTGTAGGTGGTTCAGCACAGGTTAAGAGTATGAAGAAGGTAGCTGGTACGTTGAAGATTGATATGGCACAGTATCGTGAGTTGGAGGCATTCTCTAAGTTCTCATCAGATATGGACAAGGTCACAGCGATGACCCTCGACCGTGGACGTAAGAACAACCAGTTACTTATCCAGCCACAGTACAGTCCAATGCCTGTGGGTGAGCAGATTGCTATCCTCTACTGCGGTGTACACGGCTTGATGCGCGACGTACCTGTTGAGCAGGTTCGCCAGTGCCAGGACCAGTTCCTTGAGACCATGCGCACTACTCATGCCGACGTCATCAGCGATTTGGCTGCTGGTAACCTTGAAGAAACTTCTATCAAGGTAATCGAAGAAGTCATGGGCAATATTGCCGGACAATATAAATAAAGACAATACAGAATGGCATCCTTAAAGGAAATCAAGACTCGTATAGCCAGTGTTCAGAGTACTCGTAAGATTACGAGTGCGATGAAGATGGTTGCGTCGAGTAAGTTACACCATGCCCAGAATGCCATCGAGAGTATGCTTCCATACGCGGCTATGCTCGAACACATTCTCAAGGCTTTCCTTGTCTCTACGCCCGATACGGATACTCCGTTCGACGAGCAGAGACCAGTGAAACGTGTTGCCTTACTCGTGTTCTCCTCAAACAGTTCTCTCTGTGGTGGATTCAATGCGAATGTCATCAAGCTGATGCAGCATACGATAGACGAATATCATGCGCAGGGCTTGACCGACAAGGATATTGTCATCTATCCTGTAGGACGAAAGGTGTATGAAGCAGCAAATAAGCGTGGATATACCTGTGTATATCCTTATCCGTTGCTTGCTGATAAACCAAATTTTGAGGAGTGCCGCAGTATTGCCATGGAGTTAAGCCAGAAATGGTTGAAGGGCGAGTTTGATAAGGTGGAGATTATCTACCATCATTTCAAGAGTGCAGGAAGCCAGATTCTCCAACGTAAGAATTTCCTTCCAATTGACCTTGAGGAAGAAGTCAATGCCGACTCTACGCGCGATCTTTCATCAAATATCGCAACGAAGGCTGCACAGGAATATCTCAAGAGGAAAGGACAGTCTGGAACACAGAAGTCTAATAATGAGGCTGTTGTTCCTCTGAATGATAACTTCATCATTGAGCCAGACCTGCGCACAGTCTTGAAAGCATTGGTACCGAAACTGCTGAATAACATGGTTTACACTGCTCTTCTTGACAGTAATGCCTCTGAGCATGCAGCACGAATGGTTGCCATGCAGACCGCAACAGATAATGCTGACGACCTGCTTCGTGAACTCAACTTGCAGTATAACAAGTCGCGTCAGGCAGCCATTACGTCTGAGTTGCTCGATATTGTTGGCGGTACGGTAAATAACTAACTTCCTGTTTGCCCTCGGGGGAGGCAGTGAAAAGAATCTAATAGACAGGGATAAGCTCTTTGCTTGTCCCTGTTTTTTTTGATTAATTGGGCTAATAAGGCTTATTAGCCCAATTAGCCTAATAATTAATTACCCCAATAATTAATTAGCCTTATCAGCCCAATTAGCCTCATAAGCCCAATAATTATACTATCCACAGTAATCACGCCCCTCCCTTTGGGGGAGGGGATGGGGGAGGGGCTGCTTCCCTTTTGTCCTAACTTTTCAATCTCTCCCTTCCCAATTGATGCCCAATTAGCTTCTAAAAGACGCCCAATAGGCTTGTAAAAGGTGCTCTTTAAGGCTTCAATAGACGCCCTTTTGAAGGCTTAAAGGGCACCTATTGAAATGCTGTTTTGTAATAACTTGATAAACAGATTGTTGTAAAGATGCTAAAAGGATGAATTTTCCTTTCTTTTAAAGTGCAATAGTTTGTTTATTTTGTAATGTTTTTTCGAAATCTATTGCGTGTTTTAAGATAAGTTGTTGAGTCTTTTTAATAATGGAATTTACGCAGAACTATCTTTGACCTTTCTTCTATGATTTACCATGCGAAGCCAATATAGCGTTTAGCTAATACGTGTTTACTCTATATTGTTATCTCCAAAGTAATAATTTGGCAAGCATGGTTTAGGTAGTAACCTTGTAAGAAGTTTTATACGCTTGTGCTATAAGGAAATGTAATCTTGTTTTTGTTTGGATTTTTAGGTAAAATTTCTTACCTTTGTGTTAGACATTAATTTTAAAGCTTATGGGCATTATTGCATCACTTATTATTGGAGCCATTGCAGGATGGTTAGGTGGACTTATCTATAAAGGTAGCGGTTTGGGACTTTTTGGAAATATCATTGTTGGTATTCTTGGAAGTGGCGTAGGATCTTGGCTTTTAGGAAGTGTGCTTCATATTTCACTTGGTGACGGGTGGATAGGTTCTATCATCACGGGTGCTATAGGTGCTGTTGTGGTTTTATTCTTATTAAACATTGTGTTTGGAAAGAAAAAATAAGGATGCTAAAGTGGGTGTTTTAAACCAAGTAAGTCATTAGAGCCTAAATAATATATATTGTTTTATCATTGAGTAGATGTTTTGCTTTGTAGCGCAGGTGTAGCAGCAGACTATGATAAGTTATAAAGACAGACAAGGAACTGATAAGAAAATAAAAGATGGTAGGAACACTACTATAGTTAAATAATTAATAAACGTAAAGCCCCGAAATGTATGACATTTCGGGGCTTTACTCTTATGTTTTCTCTCTACTATCTCTTTCCGTTAGCAGTCCATATTTTACCATCTTTAGTGTATAGAATATTCAATGATGAAGCATTGATTCTAATTATTTTTACGCCTTCTTTCAAGTCGATGTTTACTAAAGTGTGGTCACCTTCCTTCTTAAAGGTTATGCCTTTAAGGTCAGGGATTCCATCTGAAAATCTAAAATAGTAGCTACCAGCCGCTTTAATGACGGTTATAGAACCATTATCGGCACTTTTCTTTATTTTATCACCTGAATAAGTGATTCTTCCTTTGTATGTTCCTACAAAGATGTCATTGTCTGCAGGGTCATCTGTCTTGCTACAAGAGATTGAAGTAAGAGCTACTATGAATAAACAAATCAAAGTAGCTAAACTGAAGATTCTTTTCATAAATAATTTGATTTTAAGGGTTACTAATCAGCTAAGTTATTTCTTAACTTTTTCTTTCAATGATGCTAATTTCTTTTCTAATAGCTTAACAAGGTCTTCAGGTTTACTGTTTGTATCTGATAAAAGATTGTCAACCTTTTCTTCTAAAGTGCCTTTTAACTCCATAGATTTATCACGCATTTTTCTTGTAAGACTATCTATTTGGTCTTTTAGTTCATCAACTTTATCGCCTATAGAATTCTTTTTACATAAGGTTTTATCCTTGTCAAGTACAAAAAGTACACCTATACCTGCAACTGTTCCAGCTGCTACTCCTAATAAAATGCTTCCAATTTTCGACATAGTCTTAGATATGTTTTAATTAGTTTAAAAATATACTGTCGTTGTAAATATAACAAATAAATTTGAGATAAGCAATATTGATGTGAGAATTGTGTGGTAATTTTATAAAGAATAACATTTTCCATGGTTGTTGTGATAATATTTTATATATTAATAAAAATCACTATCAGCGCCTTTTAAAAACAATGTTTACTTGATAGCAATACAATTTTTACAAAAAAAAGTCAAGTCTATATAACTATCTTCTACATTTAATTTTAGAGTTTTTGTTTATGTATGTAAGTATAAAAAAAATACCAAACCCGTGGTGGTTTGGTACTTCTTACTCTTGTATAGTACTATTATTATGGTAAAATAATTAGTTCAAGGCTGTCAGATTTGACTTTCACTTTGAGCCAGTCATAAAGCTGTTTTCTGTTGTCTTTGGCAAGTGTCTTGTTTGTTTTGACTATAGCCACGATATGATTTTTTATTGAAGCAGAATCAACGAAAGACTCAGATGCTTTTGAAAGTATAATACTCTTTGCTGAGGGGCATACGACTTTAAGTTCTTCTCGCATGTCGTTAGCAAGTACTGGATAACGTGTATAAGAAGTTAGTTCCTTCTTTAGCACATCGTTGTTATATGCAAGTTCTTGCCATTCAGCCGTATTTTTTTCTCCTACCATCAACTGACCTTTATTCTTGTGCTGTAGGAGTAATAAGCTATCAGAGTTAGATCCTTGTATCACCTTTAGTGCGTAGCCATCAAGCTGATAATTAGTCATCATTTTTTGTGCTTTAGCTATCGAATCAGTTGATATTGGATTGCCCACCGCTACCACATGGAGGGTTTTGGTTTTTAGGTCGTATTGGTGTGAGAGAATGTTTGTTCCGCTATAATTAAGTTCCTTTGTAACGAAATTCTCTATGTTATTTTCAAATACACTTTGCTTAATGATGTTCCATGTCATGTAGCTTGCAGGGATAATTGTGATAATGATAATGCTGACGATGTAAAAATTTACTCGTCTCATTTTTTCACGATTGATAAACTGCTTTCTATGAAAATGCAGAAAGCGTACACCAAGACAGGTTGTAAAAGCAATGAAAACAGTATTGATGAAATAAAGGTAAAATGCTCCAAAGAAGTAGGATGTGTTTTGTACGGCCAGTCCATAACCTGCTGTACAAAGTGGTGGCATTAAGGCTGTGGCAATGGCAACACCCGGCACCACGTTGTTTCTTCCTTTTGTTGACATAGCTAAGAATCCAGCAGCACCACCAAAAAGAGCTATCAATACGTCATAAAGGGTAGGCGATGTGCGTGCTAAGAGTTCGGATTGAGCATCCGTGATAGGTGAAAGTGTAAAGTAGATTGTTGCAGTAATAACGCTAATGAATGTACTTACCAAATAGTTTTTTATGGACTGTTTGAACAAGTCCAAGTCAGCAATTCCAAGAGCTAATCCCATACCGATGATTGGTCCCATCAGTGGAGAGATGAGCATAGCACCAATAATTACTGCTGTTGAATTGACATTTAAGCCTAAGGATGCAATAAATACGGCAAAGATAAGTATCCAGAGATTAGAACCTTGAAAGTTGATACCATTAGTTATTTGTTTAATAACATATTTTTCGCCGTCTTTGTCAGGTAAGACATTGAAATAACTCTTAATTATCTGCCATAAAGTTTGATTGTTATTTTCCTGCATTCCGTTTTTTTTGCAAAGATACTAAATTTAATGGAAAGTTTCAAGCAGTTTCTTGATTAACTATTAGGGAGTGGGCTGGTGTTTGTGTGCGTACATTCTTTTCGTTTCACATAAGAACAAGATTGGTAAAGATAGGCTCCGTTGTAGTGTACAGCCGATATGCAATTACGATAGTCCTATATATGAATAGGTGTTCTGATCAACAAAGAGCTAAGAGAATAAAAAAAGAGTACCAAGAAAACTTGATACTCTTTTTATTTATGTTAGATTTTAGAGTGCAAATTACTTGCCACCCTCCATCTTCTTCTTCAAGTCAGCGAGAACACCGAGGTCACCGAGAGATGTACCTGCTGCAACGTTGTTGATAGCAGCTGCATCATTCTTTGGCTTGCTCTGAGCTGCTGGACGCTGGCGACGTGGCTCTTCCTTAACCTCCTCGAATGTACGAGAGTGAGAAAGGATGATACGCTTAGTGTCCTTAACGAACTCGATTACCATGAATGGGAGAACCTCACCAAGCTGTGCCTGTGTGCCGTCCTGCTTAACAAGGTGCTTTGGAGTAGCGAAGCCCTCACCACCCTCGTTGAGAGTGATAACAGCACCCTTGTCCATAGACTCGGTAATCTTACCCTCGTGGATTGAACCTGGAGTGTAGATTGCCTCGTACTCATCCCAAGGATTAGACTCGAGCTGCTTGTGACCGAGGCTTAAGCGACGATTCTCCTTATCGATTTCGAGAACAACAACCTCAATCTCAGAACCCTGTGAAGTGAACTCAGATGGGTGCTTAACCTTCTTAGTCCAAGAGAGGTCGCTGATGTGGATAAGACCGTCAACACCTTCCTCAAGCTCTACGAAGATACCGAAGTTAGTGAAGTTGCGAACCTTTGCAGTGTGCTTAGAGCCTACTGGATACTTAACCTCGATAGCCTCCCATGGGTCTTCCTTGAGCTGCTTGATACCGAGAGACATCTTACGCTCGTCGCGGTCGAGTGTGAGGATAACTGCCTCAACCTCGTCACCAACCTTCATGAACTCCTGTGCAGAACGCAAGTGCTGGCTCCAGCTCATCTCTGAAACGTGGATCAAGCCCTCAACGCCTGGCTGAATCTCTACGAATGCACCGTAGTCAGCCATAACAACTACCTTACCCTTAACGTGGTCGCCAACCTTGAGGTTAGGATCCAAAGAATCC
The nucleotide sequence above comes from Prevotella melaninogenica ATCC 25845. Encoded proteins:
- a CDS encoding F0F1 ATP synthase subunit epsilon, whose product is MLTLRIVSPERIVFTGEVDSVLVPGTVGPFEILNNHAPIISTLVEGKVAYSVKGDTKELHIVGGFVEVKKNLVSLCVEI
- the atpB gene encoding F0F1 ATP synthase subunit A — translated: MKYLKHLICMVMMLFLLLPGAAASESKGEGVNLQEILWGHIKDSYEWHVTNIGDKPIIINLPVIVKTSNGWYTGCAEDFAEEPLEEGPHAGYRPCKNNPDLFIATKGNYEGRIVELQKGGTEMRPLDLSITKSVCVLFIDAIILLLCILIPARWCRRHKVTDKAPKGFTGLMHMFVMYVYDEVIKPTLGKDADRFAPYLLTCFFFIFVANVMGIVPFPPGGGNLTGNITITFFLAVCTFLVTNLSGTKHYWKDIFWPDVPTWLKVPVPLMPVIEIFGIFTKPFALMVRLFANMMAGHAIALALTCIIFIMATMGVVLSSSMTIVSVGMSIFMMLLEVLVSFIQALVFTMLSAVFISLARVHEAEG
- the atpE gene encoding ATP synthase F0 subunit C; translation: MLTSLLLAAETAKLGAAIGAGIAAVGAGLGIGRIGGQAMDAMARQPEKIGELRSAMIIAAALVEGVAFFAAIIALLCVF
- the atpF gene encoding F0F1 ATP synthase subunit B; this encodes MSLLLPDSGLLFWMTLVFLVVFFILWKWGFPSIIKMVNERKEYIDESLAKAEEANLRLANIQKQGEELLMEAREKQAQILREASETRETIVGQAQEKARDESARILSEAKAEIESQKQAAIRDIRSQVAELSVQIAEKILHKELSGSAEQTQLINSLLDEVASSNGTESK
- a CDS encoding F0F1 ATP synthase subunit delta; amino-acid sequence: MNTGVISVRYARALLKAACEQGIEDKVYAIMQTLAQNYLQVPELRMTIESPMLPKDKKRKLLEVACGDDCPELVGNFLSLVLKGDREELLQLMANDYVALYRKQKNIIRGKVITASPVSSQTEDKMKALVQSRAQGTVEFNTEVDPSLIGGFILEYDTYRMDASVKSKLNAILTQLKK
- the atpA gene encoding F0F1 ATP synthase subunit alpha, which produces MSDKIKPSEVSEILLKELQGINSEEKFDEVGSVLTVGDGVARVYGLRNAEANELLEFENGTMAIVMNLEEDNVGCVLLGPTEGIKEGQSVKRTHRIASIRVNDNFLGRVVNPLGEAIDGKGEIDLTDSFEMPLDRKAPGVIYRQPVKEPLQTGLKAVDSMIPIGRGQRELIIGDRQTGKTAIAVDAIINQKSFYEQGNPVYCIYVAIGQKASTVATLVQNLKERGALPYTIIVSATAADPAAMQYYAPFAGAAIGEYFRDRGYSALVIYDDLSKQAVAYREVSLILRRPSGREAYPGDVFYLHSRLLERAARINNQQEIAEKMNDLPECMKGHVRGGGSLTALPIIETQAGDVSAYIPTNVISITDGQIYLESDLFNQGFRPAINVGISVSRVGGSAQVKSMKKVAGTLKIDMAQYRELEAFSKFSSDMDKVTAMTLDRGRKNNQLLIQPQYSPMPVGEQIAILYCGVHGLMRDVPVEQVRQCQDQFLETMRTTHADVISDLAAGNLEETSIKVIEEVMGNIAGQYK
- a CDS encoding F0F1 ATP synthase subunit gamma encodes the protein MASLKEIKTRIASVQSTRKITSAMKMVASSKLHHAQNAIESMLPYAAMLEHILKAFLVSTPDTDTPFDEQRPVKRVALLVFSSNSSLCGGFNANVIKLMQHTIDEYHAQGLTDKDIVIYPVGRKVYEAANKRGYTCVYPYPLLADKPNFEECRSIAMELSQKWLKGEFDKVEIIYHHFKSAGSQILQRKNFLPIDLEEEVNADSTRDLSSNIATKAAQEYLKRKGQSGTQKSNNEAVVPLNDNFIIEPDLRTVLKALVPKLLNNMVYTALLDSNASEHAARMVAMQTATDNADDLLRELNLQYNKSRQAAITSELLDIVGGTVNN
- a CDS encoding GlsB/YeaQ/YmgE family stress response membrane protein, with amino-acid sequence MGIIASLIIGAIAGWLGGLIYKGSGLGLFGNIIVGILGSGVGSWLLGSVLHISLGDGWIGSIITGAIGAVVVLFLLNIVFGKKK
- a CDS encoding YtxH domain-containing protein, whose amino-acid sequence is MSKIGSILLGVAAGTVAGIGVLFVLDKDKTLCKKNSIGDKVDELKDQIDSLTRKMRDKSMELKGTLEEKVDNLLSDTNSKPEDLVKLLEKKLASLKEKVKK
- a CDS encoding TIGR00341 family protein, whose amino-acid sequence is MQENNNQTLWQIIKSYFNVLPDKDGEKYVIKQITNGINFQGSNLWILIFAVFIASLGLNVNSTAVIIGAMLISPLMGPIIGMGLALGIADLDLFKQSIKNYLVSTFISVITATIYFTLSPITDAQSELLARTSPTLYDVLIALFGGAAGFLAMSTKGRNNVVPGVAIATALMPPLCTAGYGLAVQNTSYFFGAFYLYFINTVFIAFTTCLGVRFLHFHRKQFINREKMRRVNFYIVSIIIITIIPASYMTWNIIKQSVFENNIENFVTKELNYSGTNILSHQYDLKTKTLHVVAVGNPISTDSIAKAQKMMTNYQLDGYALKVIQGSNSDSLLLLQHKNKGQLMVGEKNTAEWQELAYNNDVLKKELTSYTRYPVLANDMREELKVVCPSAKSIILSKASESFVDSASIKNHIVAIVKTNKTLAKDNRKQLYDWLKVKVKSDSLELIILP
- the rpsA gene encoding 30S ribosomal protein S1; this encodes MTNFKDVQNVQPLADFNWDEFENGAHAEASKSDLTKAYDETLNKIQEHQVVEGTVISVDKKEVVVNIGYKSDGIIPASEFRYNPELKAGDKVEVYVENQEDKRGQLVLSHKKARLQKSWENINKALENDEVIQGYIKSRTKGGMIVDVFGIEAFLPGSQIDVHPIRDYDVFVGKTMEFKVVKINQEFRNVVVSHKALIEAELEAQRKEIISHLEKGQILEGTVKNITSYGVFVDLGGVDGLVHITDLSWGRVSDPHEVVALDQKINVVILDFDEEKKRIALGLKQLTQHPWDSLDPNLKVGDHVKGKVVVMADYGAFVEIQPGVEGLIHVSEMSWSQHLRSAQEFMKVGDEVEAVILTLDRDERKMSLGIKQLKEDPWEAIEVKYPVGSKHTAKVRNFTNFGIFVELEEGVDGLIHISDLSWTKKVKHPSEFTSQGSEIEVVVLEIDKENRRLSLGHKQLESNPWDEYEAIYTPGSIHEGKITESMDKGAVITLNEGGEGFATPKHLVKQDGTQAQLGEVLPFMVIEFVKDTKRIILSHSRTFEEVKEEPRRQRPAAQSKPKNDAAAINNVAAGTSLGDLGVLADLKKKMEGGK